In a genomic window of Occallatibacter riparius:
- a CDS encoding serine hydrolase domain-containing protein, whose product MMTSRSALALSGILFTSALSHAQALPPETGAKIDKLFDQWNRPDSPGCALGVYQNGQIIYEHGYGMSNLNDDVTITPSTVFHVASMSKQFTAASIILLAQQGKLSLDDDIHKYIPELPDFGERITLRHLMHHTSGLRDQWALLGLAGWRYSQDLITDDDVMSVMVHQKALNFKPGEKFLYSNTGFTLLALVVKRVSGVSLREYTTKNIFEPLGMKNTHFRDDHEEVIKHDALGYEQDGEGKPYRMSLTNFDTTGATSLHTTVQDLLLWDENFYNPRVGGPEFVKQMLEPGILNSGKKQDYASGLSIGTYKGLPTVGHGGADAGYRSDMVRFPQQHFTATALCNRADANPGALTRQVAEIVLAKDIKEPTPSPAAATTPKPTGPVALTAEQMKAVAGTYWKKDDNDYQRIVLKDNTLQLDFGGDEYHPLKPLAESHFRVDGVPWSEHMDLHFVAASGTKPAKLEQSWDGGKPDTYEWVQAVDPTPAQLAEYGGAYVSDEIDPVYRFEVRDGKLALLRMKHKPDLLRPTVQDVFAGQIGTLRFTRDSAHRVTGFVLDAGRIQGFQFKRQAGT is encoded by the coding sequence ATGATGACGTCACGTTCAGCCTTGGCGCTTAGTGGAATCCTCTTCACTTCAGCCCTGTCGCACGCGCAGGCTCTTCCCCCAGAGACGGGCGCAAAGATCGACAAACTCTTCGATCAATGGAACCGGCCAGACTCGCCCGGCTGCGCCCTCGGCGTTTATCAAAACGGCCAGATCATCTACGAGCATGGCTATGGAATGTCCAACCTGAACGATGACGTAACCATCACGCCATCAACGGTATTTCACGTCGCTTCAATGTCCAAGCAGTTCACCGCGGCGTCCATCATCCTCCTTGCTCAGCAAGGCAAGCTTTCCCTCGACGACGACATACACAAATACATTCCAGAGCTGCCGGACTTCGGCGAGCGCATCACTCTGCGGCATCTCATGCACCACACCAGCGGCCTGCGCGATCAGTGGGCCCTGCTGGGGCTTGCCGGATGGCGCTACTCGCAGGATCTCATCACCGACGACGACGTCATGTCCGTGATGGTTCATCAGAAGGCGCTGAACTTCAAGCCGGGCGAGAAGTTCCTCTACAGCAACACGGGATTCACCCTGCTGGCGCTTGTCGTGAAGCGCGTAAGCGGCGTGTCCCTGCGCGAATACACGACGAAGAATATCTTCGAACCGCTGGGTATGAAGAACACGCATTTCCGCGACGATCACGAAGAGGTCATCAAGCATGACGCTCTCGGCTACGAGCAGGACGGCGAGGGCAAGCCCTACCGCATGAGCCTGACCAACTTCGACACCACCGGCGCCACCAGCCTGCACACCACGGTCCAGGACCTCCTGTTGTGGGACGAGAACTTTTATAACCCGCGCGTGGGTGGGCCGGAATTCGTGAAGCAGATGCTGGAGCCGGGCATCCTGAACAGCGGCAAAAAGCAGGACTATGCTTCGGGTCTCTCCATCGGCACCTACAAGGGTCTGCCAACAGTCGGTCACGGCGGAGCCGACGCCGGATATCGCTCCGACATGGTGCGCTTCCCCCAGCAGCACTTCACCGCTACGGCATTGTGCAATCGCGCCGACGCGAACCCCGGTGCCCTCACCCGCCAGGTCGCCGAAATCGTCCTCGCCAAAGACATCAAGGAACCCACTCCCTCTCCGGCCGCAGCGACCACTCCCAAACCCACCGGGCCAGTCGCTCTCACAGCCGAGCAGATGAAAGCTGTAGCCGGAACCTACTGGAAGAAAGACGACAACGACTACCAGAGAATTGTTCTGAAGGACAACACGCTCCAGCTCGATTTCGGGGGAGACGAGTATCACCCCTTGAAACCGCTGGCCGAATCCCATTTCCGCGTCGACGGCGTTCCCTGGAGCGAGCACATGGACCTGCACTTCGTTGCCGCCTCAGGTACCAAGCCGGCAAAGCTGGAGCAGTCCTGGGACGGAGGGAAGCCCGACACCTACGAGTGGGTGCAGGCGGTTGACCCAACTCCCGCGCAGCTCGCCGAGTACGGTGGCGCTTACGTGAGCGATGAAATCGACCCGGTGTACAGATTCGAAGTGCGCGACGGCAAACTCGCCCTCCTTCGCATGAAACACAAGCCCGATCTGCTGCGCCCCACCGTGCAGGACGTCTTCGCCGGCCAGATCGGCACTCTTCGCTTTACGCGCGATTCTGCCCATCGCGTAACCGGATTCGTGCTCGACGCCGGAAGAATCCAGGGCTTCCAATTCAAACGGCAAGCGGGCACGTAG
- the dprA gene encoding DNA-processing protein DprA, whose product MTTTLANLGGAAVQPLDEDRLAWLAMALTPGLGPRRIVEAMRNLEPAGSLFELPLTGLEALQLPAPAAQFIFDGKARRAAEQEWETAAQASAAIVTVGCAAYPERLREIYDPPPVLWARGDVSLLARPSLAIVGTRHPSPYGSGVAEMIARDLSARRLLIVSGMARGIDTSAHKGAIAARMPTIAVWGTGIDVVYPKENRRLAEQILELGGAIVSEVPMGTFPAPQNFPRRNRIISGVSIGVLVVEASENSGTRVTARCAEEQNRDVFAIPGNVTSKNSWTPNTLIKQGAKLVASWEDVWEELPSDVRIQLEGEKGVASEAAPGASLLADPPLRPEEAMVMEHLRADESLQIDEILSLLETQLTSSEVFTALFELEMAGRVRQLPGKNYVRVL is encoded by the coding sequence ATGACCACAACTTTGGCGAACCTGGGTGGTGCGGCCGTGCAGCCGCTGGATGAGGACCGGTTGGCGTGGCTGGCGATGGCTCTAACCCCGGGGCTGGGCCCGCGACGCATTGTGGAAGCGATGCGCAACCTGGAGCCGGCGGGCAGTTTGTTCGAGTTGCCGCTCACGGGGCTCGAGGCGTTGCAGCTTCCGGCGCCGGCGGCTCAGTTCATCTTTGATGGAAAGGCGCGAAGAGCGGCTGAACAGGAGTGGGAAACCGCGGCGCAGGCGAGCGCGGCGATTGTGACGGTGGGATGCGCGGCGTATCCCGAGCGGCTGCGTGAGATCTATGATCCGCCGCCGGTGCTGTGGGCGAGGGGAGATGTGTCGCTGCTGGCGAGGCCGTCGCTGGCGATCGTGGGGACACGGCATCCGTCGCCTTACGGGTCGGGCGTGGCGGAGATGATTGCGCGCGATCTGAGCGCGCGACGACTGCTGATCGTCAGTGGAATGGCACGCGGCATCGACACGAGCGCGCATAAGGGCGCGATAGCAGCGCGCATGCCCACGATTGCGGTGTGGGGAACGGGCATCGACGTGGTCTATCCCAAGGAGAACAGGAGACTTGCTGAGCAGATTCTGGAACTGGGCGGAGCGATTGTGAGCGAGGTGCCGATGGGGACGTTTCCGGCTCCGCAGAATTTCCCACGGCGCAACCGGATCATCAGCGGCGTGAGCATTGGCGTGCTGGTAGTTGAGGCTAGCGAGAACTCCGGAACGCGCGTGACGGCGCGGTGCGCGGAGGAGCAGAACCGCGACGTGTTTGCGATTCCCGGCAACGTGACCAGCAAGAATTCGTGGACGCCTAACACGCTGATAAAGCAGGGCGCAAAGCTGGTCGCGAGCTGGGAGGACGTATGGGAGGAACTTCCTTCCGACGTGCGCATCCAATTGGAAGGCGAGAAAGGCGTTGCATCCGAAGCGGCCCCGGGCGCATCTTTGTTGGCGGACCCGCCGTTGCGGCCCGAAGAGGCCATGGTGATGGAACATCTGCGAGCTGACGAGTCGCTGCAGATCGATGAAATTCTCTCGCTCCTCGAAACACAACTGACCTCGAGCGAAGTGTTTACCGCTCTGTTCGAACTGGAAATGGCGGGGCGCGTGCGCCAGTTACCGGGGAAGAATTATGTGCGGGTGTTGTGA
- the topA gene encoding type I DNA topoisomerase, with protein sequence MSKSLVIVESPAKAKTIGKYLGKDFEVLASVGHIMDLPKNDLGVELKKRTFEPTLIVSPGKEKVVGQLRKAASKADQIFLAPDPDREGEAIAYHLLLQLGTSGNEKKKIHRVTFNEITKKAVQDAFQHARDVDQNLVDAQQTRRVLDRLVGYQISPLLWDKVRRGLSAGRVQTVAVRLIVEREREIGAFKPVEYWTLDAFLHPEKQANGSFKARFVGINGEPARVANGKDKDGRDQFIANALPDKKQMDEVVAALGDAKWSVVSVESQQKQRRPLAPFITSQLQRDAASKLGYNVRRTMGVAQRLYEGVEIGSEGPVGLITYMRTDSPRVAPEAKLSAREWIAKNLGPQYLPATPNEYRGKKDAQDAHEAIRPTDASRTPESLAKFLTDEQLKLYRLIWQRFVASQMTPAQFDVTTAKIAAVSQKNSKTYDFRVSGSVLRFDGFLKVYEAFEDKNNDDEDEAKNKLPNLDGVKALALEKLEPEDHFTSPPPRYNEASLVKVLEERGIGRPSTYASIISTIQDREYVTKIAGRFYPTEIGMVVCDLLVESFPYIFDTQYTARLEEELDDIEDGKEKWTTLLNGFYDHFEDELNHADKKMRNIKRMEQMTDEKCDLCGSPLLLKWGKFGSFYACSAYNKKDPTSCTFTKENTANKPDLNTPEAEGAAEQDEYCENCGKVMVLRRGPFGMFMACPDYNADPPCRTFRKLTSKQQQKQSAPQPTGEDCPQCGKPLVLRQGAYGEFVSCSGYPKCKYVKQNIIEGMKCPKCGTGDIAERKAKRGNIFWGCTNYPKCDFTSNYKPVPEKCPECGSAYLLEKTLKSGIYLECPNKKASKEEAPAPKKKGKKAAAEVEQGTGTCHFSKRIGDAPPPPTAETHGPVVDGAEKKHELLPA encoded by the coding sequence ATGAGCAAATCACTGGTGATCGTCGAGTCGCCTGCTAAAGCGAAGACGATTGGAAAATATCTTGGCAAGGACTTCGAAGTGCTCGCCAGCGTGGGGCACATCATGGACCTGCCCAAAAACGATCTGGGCGTTGAGCTGAAGAAGCGGACGTTCGAGCCTACGCTGATTGTGTCTCCGGGCAAGGAGAAGGTCGTGGGCCAGTTGCGCAAAGCTGCGTCGAAGGCCGACCAGATTTTCCTGGCGCCTGACCCTGACCGCGAAGGCGAGGCCATTGCGTACCACCTGCTTCTGCAGCTCGGAACCTCGGGCAACGAAAAGAAGAAGATTCACCGCGTCACCTTCAACGAGATCACGAAGAAGGCCGTGCAGGACGCGTTCCAGCATGCACGCGACGTGGATCAGAACCTTGTAGACGCGCAGCAGACGCGCCGCGTGCTCGATCGCCTGGTGGGCTATCAGATTTCACCGCTGCTGTGGGATAAGGTGCGCCGCGGACTTTCCGCAGGGCGCGTGCAGACAGTGGCCGTGCGGCTGATTGTGGAACGCGAGCGCGAGATTGGCGCGTTCAAGCCGGTTGAGTACTGGACGCTGGATGCATTTTTGCACCCTGAGAAGCAGGCGAACGGCAGCTTCAAGGCGCGGTTTGTCGGCATCAATGGCGAGCCGGCGCGCGTTGCCAATGGCAAGGACAAGGACGGCAGGGATCAGTTCATCGCGAACGCGTTGCCTGACAAGAAGCAGATGGACGAGGTGGTGGCGGCGCTCGGCGATGCGAAGTGGTCAGTCGTGTCGGTTGAATCGCAGCAGAAGCAGCGGCGGCCGCTAGCTCCGTTCATCACCAGCCAGTTGCAGCGCGATGCAGCCAGCAAGCTTGGCTACAACGTGCGGCGCACGATGGGCGTGGCACAGCGTTTGTATGAAGGCGTGGAGATTGGATCGGAAGGCCCAGTGGGCCTGATCACTTACATGCGTACCGACTCGCCGCGCGTAGCGCCGGAAGCCAAGCTGAGCGCGCGGGAATGGATTGCGAAGAACCTGGGCCCGCAGTATCTGCCCGCTACACCGAATGAGTATCGCGGGAAGAAAGATGCGCAGGACGCGCACGAAGCGATTCGCCCGACGGATGCATCGCGGACGCCGGAGTCGCTGGCGAAGTTTCTGACGGATGAGCAGTTGAAGCTGTATCGCCTGATCTGGCAGCGCTTTGTTGCGTCGCAGATGACGCCGGCGCAGTTCGATGTGACCACGGCGAAGATTGCGGCGGTATCGCAGAAGAACAGCAAGACTTACGACTTCCGCGTGAGCGGATCTGTACTGCGCTTCGATGGCTTCCTCAAGGTCTATGAGGCGTTCGAAGACAAGAACAACGATGACGAGGATGAAGCGAAGAACAAGCTGCCGAATCTCGACGGAGTGAAGGCTCTGGCGTTGGAGAAGCTGGAGCCGGAAGACCACTTCACATCGCCGCCTCCGCGCTACAACGAAGCGTCGCTGGTGAAGGTTCTGGAAGAGCGAGGCATCGGCAGGCCGTCGACTTATGCGTCGATTATTTCGACCATCCAGGATCGTGAGTACGTGACGAAGATTGCAGGGCGGTTCTATCCGACGGAGATCGGCATGGTGGTTTGCGATCTGCTGGTGGAGAGCTTCCCGTACATCTTTGACACGCAGTACACGGCGCGGCTTGAGGAAGAGCTTGACGACATCGAAGACGGCAAGGAGAAGTGGACGACGCTGCTGAACGGCTTCTACGACCACTTCGAAGACGAGCTGAACCACGCCGACAAGAAGATGCGCAACATCAAGCGCATGGAGCAGATGACGGACGAGAAGTGCGATCTTTGCGGATCGCCTCTGCTGTTGAAGTGGGGCAAGTTCGGCAGCTTCTATGCGTGCTCGGCTTACAACAAGAAGGATCCGACGAGCTGCACGTTCACCAAGGAGAACACGGCCAACAAGCCGGATCTGAATACGCCGGAGGCCGAAGGCGCAGCCGAGCAGGATGAGTACTGCGAGAACTGCGGCAAGGTGATGGTGTTGCGGCGCGGACCGTTCGGCATGTTCATGGCGTGCCCGGACTACAACGCCGATCCGCCGTGCAGGACGTTCCGCAAGCTTACGTCGAAGCAGCAGCAGAAGCAGAGCGCTCCGCAGCCGACGGGTGAAGACTGCCCGCAGTGCGGCAAGCCGTTGGTGCTGCGCCAGGGCGCGTATGGCGAGTTCGTATCGTGCTCGGGATATCCCAAGTGCAAGTACGTGAAGCAGAACATCATTGAGGGCATGAAGTGCCCGAAGTGCGGCACCGGCGATATTGCCGAGCGCAAGGCGAAGCGCGGCAACATCTTCTGGGGATGCACGAACTATCCCAAGTGCGACTTCACGTCGAACTACAAGCCTGTGCCGGAGAAGTGCCCGGAATGCGGCAGTGCTTATCTGCTTGAGAAGACGCTGAAGAGCGGCATCTACCTTGAATGCCCGAACAAGAAGGCGAGCAAGGAAGAGGCGCCTGCGCCGAAGAAGAAGGGCAAGAAGGCCGCCGCTGAAGTAGAGCAGGGAACTGGCACGTGTCACTTCTCGAAGCGCATCGGGGATGCGCCGCCACCACCTACGGCCGAGACGCACGGGCCGGTGGTGGATGGCGCAGAGAAGAAGCACGAGCTGCTGCCGGCGTAA
- a CDS encoding DUF4760 domain-containing protein has translation MERMPMESSLATPADAEIILKLYDLRREELMRKARAWVIGEFWPSTAEEYFATAMNPADPHNAYVRQVIGYWEMAAALVLHGTVSAELFVDCNNEGFLLLAKFEPIIDGIRERSPMFMARTADLVKRFPSAAARMEVVRKMTDGMRARMKAAAASRQAEALKA, from the coding sequence ATGGAACGGATGCCCATGGAAAGTTCGCTGGCGACGCCGGCTGATGCCGAAATCATTCTCAAGCTCTACGATCTGCGGCGCGAAGAGTTGATGCGCAAGGCGCGCGCATGGGTCATCGGCGAGTTCTGGCCTTCTACCGCAGAGGAATATTTCGCCACCGCGATGAATCCGGCAGATCCTCACAACGCCTATGTGCGCCAGGTGATCGGCTACTGGGAAATGGCCGCGGCGCTGGTGTTGCACGGGACTGTTTCGGCGGAGCTTTTTGTTGACTGCAACAACGAGGGCTTCCTGCTTCTGGCGAAGTTCGAGCCGATCATCGACGGAATCCGGGAACGGAGCCCGATGTTCATGGCGCGCACAGCGGATCTGGTCAAGCGCTTTCCATCAGCGGCGGCGCGGATGGAGGTCGTGAGGAAGATGACGGACGGCATGCGGGCGCGCATGAAGGCGGCTGCAGCGTCGCGACAGGCAGAGGCGTTGAAGGCGTAG
- a CDS encoding DUF427 domain-containing protein: MARATWNGKVIAESDQTEEVEGNVYFPESSLKREYFRPSSTTSTCPWKGQARYMSLLIDGQDNPDAAWYYPDPKPAARKIKGHVAFWRGVEIEK; this comes from the coding sequence ATGGCTCGAGCAACTTGGAACGGCAAGGTGATTGCCGAAAGCGATCAGACCGAGGAAGTGGAAGGGAACGTTTACTTTCCTGAATCGAGTCTCAAGCGGGAGTACTTCCGCCCCAGCTCCACCACCTCAACCTGCCCGTGGAAGGGGCAGGCCCGTTACATGAGCCTGCTGATCGACGGGCAGGACAATCCCGACGCAGCCTGGTACTATCCTGATCCCAAGCCCGCAGCGCGCAAGATCAAAGGCCATGTGGCCTTCTGGCGCGGCGTCGAAATTGAGAAATAG
- a CDS encoding DUF3574 domain-containing protein yields MRNSAALLAAALAGVLAIGASGCGHRDPVPPPSSATAPTLQGDAVHPGQTSGWVDTKLYFGLGPADHPEQGISEAKWREFLDREVTPRFPDGLSVLDVYGQWLSKGQTVPERLHTKMLVIYYADSAENRGKIDGIRAAWKKMTGDQSVLRVTEPADVSF; encoded by the coding sequence TTGAGAAATAGCGCGGCGCTGCTTGCGGCAGCTCTTGCCGGGGTCTTGGCGATCGGTGCGAGCGGCTGCGGGCATCGCGACCCGGTACCACCGCCATCTTCGGCTACCGCGCCTACCCTTCAGGGCGATGCAGTCCACCCGGGGCAGACCAGCGGCTGGGTGGATACCAAGCTATATTTCGGCTTGGGGCCAGCGGATCATCCGGAGCAGGGAATCAGCGAAGCGAAATGGCGGGAGTTCCTGGACCGCGAGGTCACGCCGCGCTTTCCTGATGGGCTAAGTGTGCTGGACGTCTATGGCCAGTGGCTCAGCAAAGGCCAGACCGTGCCGGAGCGGCTGCATACCAAGATGCTGGTGATCTACTACGCCGATTCAGCCGAGAATCGCGGCAAAATCGATGGGATTCGCGCGGCGTGGAAGAAGATGACGGGGGATCAGTCCGTGCTGCGAGTGACCGAGCCGGCGGACGTGTCGTTCTAA
- a CDS encoding sugar phosphate isomerase/epimerase family protein: MTPTLSRRKLLQSSALAAAATALPSFAEPKAETGKPSPIRLGLCSYTFRNFTRAQMIPFLKQLHISELNAKDVKDHLPTDPTQEQAAVDDYKANGIHLHAAGAIYFRKNEEADVRAQFEYVKRAGIPVIVAGDPTPETLPKIESFAKEYDIRIAIHNHGPEDKLWPSPLDILKDIKGLDQRIGCCIDVGHTVRAGTDVVEAIRAVGPRLFNMHMKDLASFTDKESQVSVGAGKMPVREIFQALIITGYKGFVDLEYEIKADDPMPGVIESIAYQRGVLTGLGYTTSA, from the coding sequence ATGACACCGACCCTCTCTCGCCGCAAGCTCCTCCAGTCCTCCGCACTCGCCGCCGCAGCCACCGCGCTGCCCTCCTTCGCCGAGCCCAAGGCCGAAACCGGCAAGCCATCACCCATTCGCCTCGGCCTCTGCAGCTACACCTTTCGCAACTTTACGCGCGCCCAGATGATCCCCTTCCTCAAGCAGCTCCACATCTCAGAGCTGAACGCCAAGGACGTGAAGGATCATCTGCCCACCGACCCAACCCAGGAGCAGGCCGCCGTCGACGACTACAAGGCCAATGGCATCCACCTGCACGCCGCCGGCGCCATTTACTTCCGCAAGAACGAAGAGGCTGACGTCCGCGCCCAGTTCGAATATGTAAAGCGCGCAGGCATTCCCGTCATCGTGGCCGGCGACCCAACCCCCGAGACCCTGCCCAAAATCGAGTCCTTCGCGAAGGAATACGACATCCGCATCGCCATCCACAACCACGGCCCTGAGGACAAGCTCTGGCCCAGCCCGCTCGACATCCTCAAGGACATCAAGGGCCTCGACCAGCGCATTGGCTGCTGCATCGACGTAGGCCACACCGTCCGCGCCGGCACTGATGTTGTCGAAGCCATCCGCGCCGTCGGCCCGCGCCTCTTCAACATGCACATGAAGGATCTGGCCAGCTTCACCGACAAAGAGAGCCAGGTCTCCGTGGGCGCAGGCAAGATGCCCGTGCGCGAAATCTTTCAGGCACTCATCATCACCGGCTACAAGGGCTTCGTCGACCTCGAATACGAAATCAAAGCCGATGACCCCATGCCCGGCGTCATCGAGAGCATCGCCTACCAGCGCGGAGTGCTCACCGGCCTCGGCTACACCACGAGCGCATGA
- a CDS encoding Gfo/Idh/MocA family protein: MVTRREFLDTLAIGTAGLAISSTAKSYGQIMGANDRLNFAVIGVRSRAYAHLSSLKANKSSARITYVCDVDSETLKKFADATQQEMGEPAAAERDFRNILAKKDVDAITIATPDHWHTPLAILGLKAGKHVYLEKPCSHNPAEGAMLLQAVRKYGKKVQMGTQQRSSPHTIEIIDKIHSGAIGTPYLAKAWYANTRKSIGVGKPAPVPAQLDWDLWQGPAPRQEYKDNVQPYNWHWFRVWGTGETLNNGTHEVDVCRWALGVDYPETVSAQGGRYQYKDDWQFYDTLITNFNYPAVGATGGKMITWEGNSCQGMRTYNRDRGSVILGTEGSVIVDRDGYETYDWKGKKTGEVRAQKEQTSSADLTGRDSMTDRHFANFIAAVKSGEKLHAPIEIGNVAVTMLQLSNVAWETNRVLSLDTADAKIKNDAEAMKHWGRTYEKGWAPTV, encoded by the coding sequence TTGGTTACTCGGCGTGAATTCCTCGACACGCTCGCAATCGGCACTGCCGGACTTGCTATCAGCTCAACTGCAAAATCCTACGGACAGATCATGGGCGCCAACGATCGGCTCAACTTCGCCGTCATTGGCGTGCGCAGCCGCGCCTACGCACATCTCTCGTCGCTCAAAGCCAATAAAAGCTCCGCGCGCATCACCTACGTGTGCGACGTGGATTCGGAGACACTGAAAAAGTTCGCCGACGCCACACAGCAGGAGATGGGCGAACCCGCAGCCGCAGAGCGCGACTTCCGCAACATTCTCGCGAAGAAAGACGTCGACGCCATCACCATCGCAACGCCCGATCACTGGCACACGCCTCTGGCGATCCTCGGCCTCAAGGCGGGCAAGCATGTGTATCTCGAAAAGCCCTGCAGCCACAATCCCGCTGAAGGCGCGATGCTGCTTCAGGCCGTGCGCAAATACGGCAAGAAGGTGCAGATGGGCACGCAGCAGCGCTCCTCGCCGCACACCATCGAGATCATCGACAAGATTCACTCCGGCGCAATCGGCACGCCCTACCTCGCCAAGGCCTGGTACGCGAACACCCGCAAGTCCATTGGTGTGGGCAAGCCGGCGCCTGTACCGGCACAGCTCGACTGGGACCTCTGGCAGGGGCCCGCGCCGCGCCAGGAATACAAGGACAACGTGCAGCCATACAACTGGCACTGGTTCCGCGTCTGGGGCACAGGCGAAACGCTCAACAACGGCACCCATGAAGTCGATGTCTGCCGCTGGGCACTCGGCGTGGATTACCCCGAGACCGTGAGCGCACAGGGCGGCCGCTATCAATACAAGGACGACTGGCAGTTCTACGACACCCTGATCACCAACTTCAACTACCCTGCGGTCGGCGCGACCGGCGGCAAGATGATCACCTGGGAAGGCAATAGCTGCCAGGGAATGCGCACCTACAATCGCGACCGCGGTTCCGTGATCCTCGGTACCGAAGGCTCCGTGATCGTCGACCGCGACGGCTACGAGACCTACGACTGGAAAGGCAAGAAGACCGGCGAGGTGAGAGCACAGAAGGAACAGACCTCATCAGCCGACCTCACCGGCCGCGACTCCATGACCGACCGCCACTTCGCCAACTTCATCGCTGCGGTCAAGTCCGGCGAGAAGCTTCACGCCCCCATCGAGATCGGCAACGTCGCGGTAACAATGCTGCAGCTCTCGAACGTGGCCTGGGAAACGAACCGCGTCCTCTCGCTCGACACCGCAGACGCAAAAATCAAGAATGATGCCGAAGCAATGAAGCACTGGGGCCGCACCTACGAGAAAGGCTGGGCACCGACCGTTTGA